A single Sutterella megalosphaeroides DNA region contains:
- a CDS encoding epoxyqueuosine reductase QueH gives MSEPVLLHSCCAPCSSAILEWLLQNDYAPTVFYFNPNIFPAEEYLVRKKECVRYCEKIGVPFVDGDYDHERWLEAVRGLENEPERGRRCRACFGVRMRATAQCAAELGIPRFTTTLAGSRWKRLDQIREAALEAAELTGGKTAYWDVNWRKGGLQTRRSEILAAEHFYNQLWCGCEFSMGHLTQRSAKELPEYVRDFVARLGTKSTSRKPEGER, from the coding sequence ATGTCCGAACCCGTTCTTCTTCACAGCTGCTGCGCCCCTTGCTCGAGCGCCATTCTCGAGTGGCTCCTTCAAAACGACTACGCGCCGACCGTCTTTTACTTCAACCCGAACATCTTCCCCGCCGAGGAGTACCTCGTGCGCAAGAAGGAATGCGTACGGTACTGCGAAAAAATCGGCGTGCCGTTCGTCGACGGCGACTACGATCACGAGCGGTGGTTGGAGGCCGTACGGGGGCTCGAAAACGAACCCGAGCGCGGACGACGCTGTCGGGCGTGCTTCGGCGTACGCATGCGCGCAACCGCGCAGTGTGCGGCCGAGCTCGGGATCCCGCGCTTTACGACGACGCTTGCGGGAAGCCGCTGGAAGCGGCTCGACCAGATCCGCGAGGCGGCGCTCGAAGCCGCGGAACTGACGGGCGGCAAGACCGCCTATTGGGACGTCAACTGGCGTAAAGGCGGGCTTCAGACCCGTCGTTCCGAAATACTTGCGGCCGAGCACTTCTACAACCAGCTCTGGTGCGGGTGCGAATTCTCGATGGGACACCTGACTCAGCGCAGCGCCAAGGAACTCCCCGAATACGTGCGCGACTTCGTCGCGCGCTTGGGAACGAAGAGTACGAGCCGAAAGCCCGAAGGAGAGCGCTGA
- a CDS encoding YggS family pyridoxal phosphate-dependent enzyme, translating into MSILEPGLDGRIEALQGRIAAACEKAARRTDEVKLLAVGKTFDERALEAAADLGLRAFGENYAQEGCAKVDWFRANRPDLAEALEWHFIGPLQANKTRPVAERFDWVESVDRLRIAERLSAQRPEGLAPLNVLVEVNIDGEATKSGVAPEALPEFLDAVAALPGLKLRGLMVIPAPADDAEAQRAPLRAARALFEAVRSAHPEWTDFDTLSMGMSADLEAAVAEGSTEVRIGSALFGRRDYGARH; encoded by the coding sequence ATGAGCATTTTGGAACCCGGTCTCGACGGGCGCATCGAAGCCCTGCAAGGGCGCATTGCCGCGGCCTGCGAAAAGGCCGCCCGACGCACGGACGAGGTGAAACTGCTGGCGGTCGGGAAAACGTTCGACGAACGCGCGCTTGAGGCCGCCGCCGATCTGGGGCTTCGCGCGTTCGGGGAAAACTACGCTCAGGAGGGGTGCGCGAAGGTCGATTGGTTCCGCGCGAACCGTCCCGATTTGGCGGAAGCGCTTGAGTGGCACTTCATCGGTCCCCTTCAGGCCAACAAAACGCGCCCGGTCGCGGAGCGCTTCGACTGGGTCGAGTCCGTCGACCGGCTTCGCATCGCCGAGCGCCTCTCGGCGCAACGCCCCGAGGGGCTCGCCCCTCTCAACGTGCTCGTCGAAGTCAACATCGACGGCGAAGCGACGAAGTCGGGCGTCGCGCCCGAAGCGCTCCCCGAGTTTCTCGACGCCGTGGCGGCGCTGCCGGGCCTCAAACTCCGCGGCCTCATGGTGATTCCCGCGCCGGCCGACGACGCGGAAGCGCAGCGGGCGCCCTTGCGCGCGGCGCGCGCGCTTTTCGAAGCCGTCCGCTCGGCGCACCCCGAATGGACGGACTTTGACACCCTCTCCATGGGGATGAGCGCGGACCTTGAAGCGGCCGTGGCGGAAGGAAGCACCGAGGTGAGGATCGGAAGCGCCCTTTTCGGGCGACGCGACTACGGAGCCCGTCACTG